A stretch of the Aegilops tauschii subsp. strangulata cultivar AL8/78 chromosome 4, Aet v6.0, whole genome shotgun sequence genome encodes the following:
- the LOC109751939 gene encoding dormancy-associated protein 1, whose product MLDKLWDDVVAGPRPETGLDKLRRAAATQPLAINTAAGEAIKQSPSMPTTPTTPVTPSSSTPPRGGSVWRSVFHPGSNLATKSLGANLFDRPQPNSPTVYDWLYSDETRTRSNHR is encoded by the exons ATGCTGGACAAGCTGTGGGACGACGTGGTGGCCGGGCCTCGCCCGGAGACGGGCCTCGACAagctccgccgcgccgccgccacccaaCCCCTCGCCATCAACACAG CTGCAGGGGAGGCGATTAAGCAGTCGCCGTCGATGCCGACGACCCCGACCACGCCGGTGACGCCGTCGTCGTCGACGCCGCCGCGTGGCGGCAGCGTGTGGCGGAGCGTTTTCCACCCCGGGAGCAACCTGGCCACCAAAAGCCTCGGCGCCAACCTCTTCGACCGCCCGCAGCCCAACTCCCCCACCGTCTACGACTG GCTTTACAGCGACGAGACCAGGACCAGGAGCAACCACCGCTAA